One window from the genome of Chaetodon trifascialis isolate fChaTrf1 chromosome 20, fChaTrf1.hap1, whole genome shotgun sequence encodes:
- the LOC139349020 gene encoding high-affinity zinc uptake system membrane protein ZnuB-like — MSYRFPASTPDWNVAEQQHLLFQIIIVIFTVSIIIIIIIINIIIIIISIISILTNFMFFFFFFFLFIIILVLSSFVISLIIVNLTSSPIIILFTIIIIITSFIIIVIIIILSSFIISLIIVNLTIIILSSFIISLIIVNLTIIILSSFIISLIIVSLTIIILSSFIIIISLIIVSLTIIILSSFIIIIRLIIVSLTIIILSSFIIIIRLIIVSLTIIILSSFIISLIIVNLTIIILSSFIISLIIVSLTIIILSSFIISLIIVNLTIIILSSFIIIIRLIIVSLTIIILSSFIISLIIVSLTIIILSSFIISLIIVNLTIIILSSFIIIIRLIIVSLTIIILSSFIISLIIVSLTIIILSSFIIIIRLINFKLYMSFSISSSSSVSSH, encoded by the exons ATGAGCTACAGATTTCCAGCTTCCACACCTGACTGGAATGTGGCTGAGCAGCAACACCTGCTCTTTCAG ATCATCATTGTTATCTTCACcgtctccatcatcatcatcatcatcatcatcaacatcatcatcatcatcatcagcatcatcagcatcctcactaatttcatgttcttcttcttcttcttcttcttgttcatAATCATCTTAGTCCTAAGCAGCTTCGTCATCAGTCTCATCATCGTTAACCTCACATCTTCAcccatcatcatcctctttaccatcatcatcatcatcactagcttcatcatcatcgtcatcatcatcatcctctcaaGCTTCATCATCAGTCTCATCATTGTTAacctcaccatcatcatcctctcaaGCTTCATCATCAGTCTCATCATTGTTAacctcaccatcatcatcctctcaaGCTTCATCATCAGTCTCATCATTGTTAgcctcaccatcatcatcctctcaagcttcatcatcatcatcagtctcaTCATTGTTAgcctcaccatcatcatcctctcaagcttcatcatcatcatcaggctCATCATTGTTAgcctcaccatcatcatcctctcaagcttcatcatcatcatcaggctCATCATTGTTAgcctcaccatcatcatcctctcaaGCTTCATCATCAGTCTCATCATTGTTAacctcaccatcatcatcctctcaaGCTTCATCATCAGTCTCATCATTGTTAgcctcaccatcatcatcctctcaaGCTTCATCATCAGTCTCATCATTGTTAacctcaccatcatcatcctatcaagcttcatcatcatcatcagactcaTCATTGTTAgcctcaccatcatcatcctctcaaGCTTCATCATCAGTCTCATCATTGTTAgcctcaccatcatcatcctctcaaGCTTCATCATCAGTCTCATCATTGTTAacctcaccatcatcatcctctcaagcttcatcatcatcatcaggctCATCATTGTTAgcctcaccatcatcatcctctcaaGCTTCATCATCAGTCTCATCATTGTTAGCCttaccatcatcatcctctcaagcttcatcatcatcatcaggctCATCAATTTCAAACTATATATGTCTTTCtcaatatcatcatcatcatcggtATCATCACACTAG